A stretch of the Kroppenstedtia eburnea genome encodes the following:
- a CDS encoding DUF3866 family protein translates to MIIWRQGTVLRVVEEEKEVQWLEVREEGGKEEQAVHYPFLFGRCEPGDRVWLNTTAVRLGLGTGGVHFVGGLVDRPPRPEPVQGHMMKLRYTPWQVALATGEEPGSRYSGLLKERHSLDGAPVLIGELHSMLPVAVATWRDLSGGDTYPRIVYVMTDGGALPAPFSRHIRMLKGAGWLTGTVTCGHAFGGDLEAVNLYSGLLLARHALKADLIFVSMGPGIVGTGTPFGFSGVEQGQAINGVYSLQGLPVVIPRIQSVDPRRRHRGLSHHTVTNLASVALAPAVVPLPQPLPAEILGEIGTLQERCRVRHHWLDVPVTVGEVENRLLDYPGKVRSMGRGVREDPLFYRTVSAAAAAAFQLWKLIGAGWTAADATAHLMSTGVRTIPATKPAPATLSRRS, encoded by the coding sequence GTGATCATTTGGAGACAAGGGACGGTTCTCCGGGTGGTGGAGGAAGAGAAAGAGGTGCAATGGTTGGAAGTGAGAGAGGAGGGGGGGAAGGAGGAACAGGCGGTTCATTATCCGTTTCTGTTTGGGCGTTGTGAACCGGGAGACCGGGTATGGCTCAACACCACCGCGGTCCGGCTGGGCTTGGGTACCGGCGGGGTCCACTTTGTGGGGGGGCTGGTGGATCGTCCCCCCCGGCCGGAACCGGTGCAGGGTCACATGATGAAATTGCGATACACACCTTGGCAGGTGGCCCTGGCGACGGGGGAGGAACCGGGGAGCCGCTATTCCGGCCTTCTGAAAGAAAGGCACTCACTCGACGGTGCACCTGTGTTGATCGGGGAATTGCACAGTATGTTGCCGGTGGCCGTAGCCACCTGGAGGGACTTGTCCGGCGGCGACACATACCCCCGGATCGTCTATGTGATGACGGACGGTGGCGCGCTGCCCGCCCCCTTCAGCCGTCACATCCGGATGTTGAAAGGAGCTGGCTGGCTGACGGGAACAGTGACCTGTGGCCATGCGTTCGGCGGGGATCTGGAAGCGGTCAATCTCTACTCCGGGCTGTTGCTGGCCCGCCATGCCCTGAAGGCGGATCTGATCTTTGTTTCCATGGGACCGGGAATCGTGGGGACCGGGACCCCCTTCGGCTTTTCCGGAGTGGAGCAGGGGCAGGCGATCAATGGGGTTTACAGCCTGCAAGGGTTGCCTGTGGTGATCCCCCGCATACAGTCCGTGGATCCGAGAAGACGACATCGCGGGTTGAGCCATCACACGGTTACCAACCTCGCGTCGGTGGCGCTGGCCCCTGCAGTGGTCCCCCTGCCGCAGCCTTTACCCGCAGAGATCCTTGGAGAGATCGGAACCTTGCAGGAGCGTTGCCGGGTGCGCCACCATTGGTTGGATGTTCCCGTCACTGTCGGGGAAGTGGAAAACCGTCTCCTGGATTATCCGGGGAAGGTCCGCAGTATGGGGCGCGGGGTCCGGGAGGATCCTCTCTTCTATCGGACCGTCTCCGCAGCGGCTGCAGCCGCCTTTCAACTGTGGAAACTGATCGGTGCCGGCTGGACTGCCGCCGACGCAACAGCTCATCTAATGTCAACCGGTGTTCGGACCATTCCCGCAACAAAGCCCGCACCTGCCACCCTTTCCCGACGATCCTGA
- a CDS encoding class II aldolase/adducin family protein yields the protein MNTFAMIGSRDGSPLLQEFAAGLQREMESNGYQLDEEVPPEIQLVLNFVDAASPRHFRRSGKGIFVVTVAEGKPHTDSILHTAYPVLIRSLGNLMIYLSIGNGEPETYFLTLEQGCYSVKESFGTEGYFREVFERLQPLATSQLVIDNHFFPDLPETLWEGDRITRDIHQSGKKLDEMNLLPAPFPIQELLPPKDYRHIQRLYGIGGLSYGNLSARREENQFWMSARGVNKGNLHQIGRDILLIKGFDDSTPAMEISIPPHIEPKRASVDAIEHWMIYTEHPEVGAIIHIHAWMDGVTSTEINYPCGTVQLAEAVADQIRKAEDPSRAVVGLKNHGLTITGRDLDDIFERIDGRILPQVPMS from the coding sequence ATGAACACCTTCGCAATGATCGGATCCCGGGATGGATCCCCCCTTTTGCAAGAGTTCGCCGCCGGATTGCAGCGGGAGATGGAATCCAACGGGTATCAGCTGGATGAGGAGGTCCCGCCGGAGATTCAGCTGGTTCTCAATTTCGTCGATGCAGCCTCCCCCCGTCATTTTCGTCGGAGTGGAAAAGGGATATTTGTCGTGACTGTGGCCGAAGGCAAGCCACATACAGACAGCATCTTACATACGGCGTACCCCGTTTTGATCCGTTCCCTCGGGAACCTGATGATCTATCTTTCCATCGGCAACGGGGAACCGGAAACTTATTTTCTCACCCTGGAACAGGGATGTTATTCCGTGAAGGAAAGCTTCGGCACGGAGGGGTATTTTCGGGAAGTGTTTGAACGGTTGCAGCCTTTGGCCACCTCGCAGTTGGTCATCGATAACCACTTCTTCCCCGATCTGCCGGAAACATTGTGGGAAGGGGACAGGATCACCCGGGACATTCACCAGTCCGGCAAAAAACTGGACGAGATGAACTTGCTGCCCGCCCCTTTCCCGATCCAGGAGCTGTTACCCCCCAAGGATTACCGCCATATCCAACGATTGTACGGGATCGGCGGGCTCAGCTACGGAAATCTGAGCGCCCGCAGGGAAGAAAACCAATTCTGGATGAGCGCCCGGGGGGTGAATAAAGGCAACCTCCACCAAATCGGACGGGATATCCTGTTGATCAAAGGTTTTGATGACTCCACCCCGGCCATGGAAATCAGCATCCCTCCTCACATCGAACCGAAACGGGCATCCGTCGATGCGATTGAACATTGGATGATCTATACGGAACACCCGGAGGTGGGGGCCATTATCCATATACATGCCTGGATGGACGGGGTGACCTCGACAGAAATCAACTATCCCTGCGGCACAGTGCAGCTGGCGGAAGCGGTGGCGGATCAGATCCGGAAAGCGGAAGATCCTTCCCGTGCGGTGGTGGGATTGAAAAATCACGGCTTAACCATCACCGGACGGGACCTGGATGATATCTTTGAACGGATCGACGGCCGCATCCTCCCCCAGGTCCCGATGTCATGA
- a CDS encoding M20/M25/M40 family metallo-hydrolase, with translation MINEERLLEEFLELVRTDSETGDERAICDLLKEKLTEMGFAVTEDDSAQVTGHGSGNLIATLAGDDPAAPAIYFTCHMDTVAPGVGVKPRVEDGYVKSDGTTVLGADDKAGLAALLEGVRSVKEQGIPHGSIQFIITAGEESGLVGAKSLDPAMLKADFGFALDSNGPVGEIITEAPSQVRLDVVIRGKAAHAGVNPEDGISAIQVASRAISKIPLGRIDGETTANIGRFQGGTASNVVPETVEILAEARSRDEAKLEAQVDKMVKGFKDAASELGAEAEVKVTHMYPAFKYGESDPVVQKAVAAVKKVGRQAKLLASGGGSDANVIAGHGIPTVNLAIGYEEIHTTQERMPIAELNKAAELVAALIEASWE, from the coding sequence ATGATCAATGAAGAGCGATTGTTGGAAGAGTTTTTGGAATTGGTCCGGACCGACAGCGAGACCGGAGACGAGCGGGCGATCTGTGATCTGTTGAAGGAGAAGCTGACCGAAATGGGATTTGCGGTGACGGAAGACGATTCCGCTCAAGTGACCGGTCATGGGTCAGGAAATCTGATCGCCACGCTGGCGGGAGATGACCCCGCTGCACCGGCGATCTACTTCACCTGCCATATGGACACCGTCGCCCCGGGCGTCGGGGTGAAGCCCCGGGTGGAGGACGGCTATGTGAAAAGTGACGGAACCACGGTGCTGGGTGCCGATGACAAAGCCGGCCTGGCCGCCCTCCTGGAGGGGGTGCGCTCGGTGAAGGAGCAGGGGATTCCCCACGGCTCGATCCAGTTCATTATCACTGCCGGGGAGGAGTCGGGACTGGTCGGAGCCAAAAGCCTCGATCCCGCGATGCTGAAGGCGGACTTCGGATTTGCCTTGGATTCCAACGGCCCGGTGGGCGAGATTATCACCGAAGCTCCCTCCCAAGTGCGGCTCGATGTGGTGATCCGGGGGAAAGCCGCTCATGCGGGGGTGAATCCGGAAGACGGCATCAGTGCGATTCAGGTGGCCAGCCGGGCCATCTCCAAAATCCCCCTGGGTCGGATTGACGGGGAAACCACCGCCAATATCGGTAGATTTCAGGGGGGCACCGCTTCCAATGTGGTTCCGGAAACAGTGGAAATCCTGGCCGAGGCCCGCAGTCGGGATGAAGCCAAATTGGAAGCCCAGGTGGACAAGATGGTGAAAGGTTTCAAAGACGCGGCCTCAGAACTGGGGGCCGAGGCGGAAGTGAAAGTGACCCACATGTATCCGGCTTTTAAGTACGGAGAATCAGATCCCGTCGTCCAAAAGGCGGTGGCCGCCGTGAAAAAAGTGGGCCGCCAAGCGAAATTGCTGGCCAGTGGCGGCGGCAGTGATGCCAACGTCATCGCCGGCCACGGCATCCCCACGGTCAATCTGGCCATCGGTTACGAGGAGATTCACACCACCCAAGAACGGATGCCGATCGCCGAGCTGAACAAAGCGGCGGAACTGGTGGCCGCCCTGATCGAGGCAAGCTGGGAATAA
- a CDS encoding NUDIX domain-containing protein: MRRTKEALKLSRLEEKTIHRRTIFEGRVIRVELDEVGLPNGKTSTRELVRHSGAVSVLAVTGEGKIVLVRQYRKPLEKEILELPAGKLEPGEDPADCALRELEEETGYRAAELTHLVSFYTSPGFADELLHLYEAQGVSEGTFRPDEDEFVERVELTLEEAFDRMKSGEICDAKTVTALYILQGREQSIG, encoded by the coding sequence ATGCGGAGGACAAAGGAGGCGCTGAAGTTGAGCAGACTGGAAGAGAAAACCATTCATAGACGCACCATTTTTGAGGGCAGGGTGATCCGGGTGGAGTTGGATGAAGTGGGACTCCCCAACGGGAAAACCTCCACCCGGGAGCTGGTCAGGCATTCCGGGGCGGTCTCGGTGTTGGCTGTCACCGGGGAGGGGAAGATCGTCCTGGTGCGACAGTACCGGAAACCCTTGGAAAAAGAGATTCTCGAATTGCCTGCAGGTAAACTGGAGCCGGGGGAAGACCCGGCGGACTGCGCTCTGCGGGAATTGGAGGAGGAGACGGGATACCGGGCGGCGGAACTGACACACCTGGTCTCCTTTTACACTTCTCCCGGCTTTGCGGACGAGCTTTTGCACCTGTATGAGGCACAGGGGGTGTCAGAGGGGACCTTTCGACCCGATGAGGATGAATTTGTGGAACGGGTGGAGCTGACGCTGGAAGAAGCTTTTGATCGGATGAAGTCCGGGGAGATCTGCGATGCCAAGACCGTGACCGCTCTTTATATCCTGCAAGGCCGGGAGCAGAGCATCGGATGA
- a CDS encoding endonuclease Q family protein has translation MTLKSVFADLHIHIGRTEGGLPVKITGARNLTFDNIVQEAAHRKGIRMIGIIDAHSPPVQEEIARNLDEGRYETLSGGGIRYRDTTAILGVEIEVKGAGRGVAHLLAYFPDLDVMRTFSGWMSRHVKNMQLSTQRFHGDLRELEGKVADLGGLLVPAHVFTPFKSVYGSAVDRMSDLLDPDQLAGVELGLSSDSTMADRISELEGFTFLTNSDAHSLPKIGREYNELLISEPCFHELKRALHRQEGRRVLANYGLDPKLGKYHRTRCLNCEELLSPTESGRCEYCGSTKMVRGVADRIDQLADRPTHHPDHRAPYIYQVPLEFIPKLGPKTLQKLLSRFGTEMEILHRASLADIAELAGASVATHIRLARERRLEFEEGGGGSYGRIRSVGKDQGVSGDSSV, from the coding sequence ATGACCCTGAAATCCGTCTTTGCCGACCTCCATATCCACATCGGCCGGACCGAAGGTGGACTCCCGGTGAAGATCACCGGTGCCCGCAATCTCACTTTTGACAATATCGTTCAAGAAGCAGCTCACCGCAAAGGGATCCGCATGATCGGCATCATCGACGCCCACTCACCGCCGGTTCAGGAAGAGATCGCACGCAACCTGGATGAGGGACGTTATGAGACTCTGTCCGGAGGAGGCATCCGTTACCGGGATACCACCGCGATTCTCGGCGTGGAGATCGAGGTGAAAGGAGCAGGGAGAGGTGTGGCCCATCTTCTCGCCTATTTTCCGGACCTGGATGTGATGCGCACCTTCAGCGGTTGGATGTCCCGTCATGTAAAAAACATGCAATTGTCCACTCAACGCTTTCACGGCGACCTGCGGGAGTTGGAAGGGAAAGTGGCGGATCTGGGCGGGTTGTTGGTACCGGCCCATGTGTTTACCCCCTTTAAGAGCGTTTACGGCAGTGCGGTCGACCGGATGTCCGATCTGTTGGATCCGGATCAATTGGCCGGGGTGGAACTGGGCCTCTCTTCCGATTCCACCATGGCCGACCGGATTTCGGAGCTGGAGGGGTTTACCTTTCTGACCAATTCCGATGCCCATTCCCTTCCCAAAATCGGTCGCGAGTACAATGAGCTCCTGATTTCGGAGCCCTGCTTTCATGAACTGAAACGGGCTCTCCACCGTCAGGAGGGGCGTCGGGTGCTGGCCAATTACGGACTGGATCCCAAGCTGGGAAAATATCATCGGACGCGTTGTCTCAACTGTGAAGAATTGCTCTCCCCGACGGAGTCCGGCCGCTGCGAGTACTGCGGCAGTACCAAAATGGTGAGGGGGGTGGCGGACCGGATCGATCAGCTGGCCGACCGTCCGACACACCACCCGGATCACCGGGCTCCCTATATTTATCAGGTGCCTTTGGAATTCATCCCCAAGCTGGGACCCAAGACCCTGCAAAAATTGCTCAGTCGGTTCGGGACGGAAATGGAGATCCTGCACCGGGCTTCCCTGGCGGACATTGCCGAATTGGCGGGAGCATCGGTGGCGACCCATATCCGCCTCGCCCGGGAACGACGTCTGGAGTTTGAAGAAGGGGGCGGCGGCAGCTACGGCCGGATCCGGTCGGTTGGGAAAGATCAGGGTGTGTCCGGTGATTCAAGTGTCTGA
- a CDS encoding SDR family NAD(P)-dependent oxidoreductase codes for MSRIVLITGASSGIGKEIARELVARGDYPLLVARNERSLRHLREELGTGDWFPCDVTRQEEVENLAAEVIRRHPQVDVLINSAGFGRFGGALQIPLSDYQAMMETNYLGAVRMTLTLLPHMLERGGGRVVNIASVAGLSGSPNLAPYVASKFALVGFSESLHLEYAPVIQVGVLCPGPVQTPFFGAGDPSGYFPPPIARRLLDANTVARHALQLIDRPRVKVIPRSLSWAMRLRRWAPRLFLQMNRQLYGTWKKKDIEV; via the coding sequence ATGTCACGAATCGTTTTGATCACCGGAGCTTCCAGCGGCATCGGCAAGGAAATCGCACGGGAACTGGTCGCCAGGGGGGATTATCCTCTGCTGGTGGCCCGGAATGAACGCTCTCTCCGCCATCTGAGAGAAGAGTTGGGGACCGGGGATTGGTTCCCCTGTGACGTAACCCGTCAAGAGGAAGTGGAAAATTTGGCAGCCGAAGTGATCCGACGCCACCCACAGGTGGATGTGTTAATCAATAGCGCCGGATTCGGCCGCTTCGGCGGGGCACTCCAAATCCCACTCTCCGATTACCAAGCGATGATGGAGACGAACTACCTGGGAGCAGTCCGCATGACCCTGACCCTTCTTCCCCATATGCTGGAGCGGGGCGGCGGACGGGTGGTGAACATCGCCTCGGTGGCGGGACTTTCCGGAAGTCCCAATCTGGCTCCCTACGTCGCCTCCAAGTTTGCGCTGGTGGGATTTTCGGAGTCACTCCATCTGGAATATGCCCCCGTGATCCAAGTGGGGGTTTTGTGTCCGGGACCGGTGCAAACCCCCTTCTTCGGTGCTGGAGATCCCTCCGGATACTTTCCGCCCCCGATTGCCCGGCGGCTGTTGGATGCCAACACGGTCGCCCGCCATGCCCTGCAATTGATCGACCGGCCCCGGGTGAAGGTCATCCCCCGCAGCCTGAGTTGGGCGATGCGCCTGCGCCGATGGGCTCCCCGGCTTTTTCTTCAGATGAACCGGCAGCTGTATGGGACATGGAAAAAGAAGGACATCGAGGTGTGA
- a CDS encoding diacylglycerol/lipid kinase family protein, whose translation MYVFIVNPVSGNGRGRRVWSRVEGWLMRYQTPYQVHFTNAPGQAVELARSMIGRDIQAVVAVGGDGTVHEVGNALVDTGIPLGYIPAGSGNDFAQAQGIPLHPKQALHRVLRNQMKQMDTARIGARSLIGFGGIGFDGQVAKAVNQSSFSRRLGRFAYLLGFLQTLKQYRPARVTLTTDGMEQVFEQVWLVAICNQPNYGGGMQICPGARHDDGLLNLCCVHGLSKGGLIKLFPSVYKGRHTSHPSVLLLKGRRITLRSDPPLVIHTDGEIIGETPLSIEIHPRSLAVL comes from the coding sequence ATGTATGTTTTCATCGTCAACCCGGTATCCGGCAATGGACGGGGGCGACGGGTCTGGTCCAGGGTGGAGGGGTGGCTCATGCGGTATCAGACCCCTTATCAGGTCCATTTTACCAACGCCCCCGGTCAGGCGGTGGAACTGGCCCGGTCGATGATCGGTCGCGACATTCAGGCAGTGGTGGCGGTGGGCGGGGATGGAACGGTGCATGAAGTGGGGAATGCCCTGGTGGATACGGGGATCCCCCTCGGCTATATCCCGGCAGGCTCGGGAAACGATTTTGCCCAGGCCCAGGGAATTCCCCTGCATCCAAAACAAGCTTTGCACCGGGTGCTCCGCAACCAAATGAAACAGATGGATACCGCCCGGATCGGCGCCCGGTCACTGATCGGTTTTGGAGGAATCGGCTTTGACGGCCAAGTGGCGAAGGCGGTGAATCAATCCTCCTTCAGCCGGCGTCTCGGCCGTTTCGCCTATCTGCTCGGCTTTCTCCAGACATTGAAACAATATCGACCGGCCCGGGTCACCCTGACCACGGATGGAATGGAACAAGTCTTTGAGCAAGTGTGGCTGGTGGCCATCTGCAATCAACCCAACTATGGCGGTGGCATGCAGATTTGTCCCGGGGCCCGCCATGATGATGGACTCTTGAATCTCTGTTGTGTTCACGGGTTATCCAAAGGAGGGCTGATCAAACTCTTTCCCTCCGTCTACAAAGGCAGACATACCTCCCATCCTTCCGTCCTCCTTCTGAAGGGACGCCGGATCACCCTTCGCTCCGACCCCCCTCTCGTCATCCATACCGACGGGGAAATCATCGGGGAGACGCCGCTGTCCATCGAAATTCATCCCCGCTCCTTGGCCGTTTTGTGA
- a CDS encoding DinB family protein, which translates to MEQFLVAQMEMFRGRLHPFLESVSEETADQMPEGFNNTIRWNAGHILTTADGFFGLNMLPENYKALFWAGTKPADWTGDVPSLEKLDSQLREQEAHMKEKISNQFAEKLPQPIQFPNGFQIHTVGEVAAFCTTHEGIHMGYMNALKRVIEGKQ; encoded by the coding sequence ATGGAACAGTTTTTGGTCGCTCAAATGGAGATGTTTCGCGGACGTTTGCATCCATTTCTGGAATCAGTTTCCGAAGAGACGGCAGATCAGATGCCAGAGGGGTTCAACAACACCATTCGCTGGAATGCCGGCCATATCCTGACGACCGCCGATGGCTTTTTCGGCTTGAATATGCTCCCGGAGAATTATAAAGCGTTGTTCTGGGCAGGCACCAAACCGGCGGACTGGACCGGGGATGTTCCTTCCCTGGAAAAACTGGATTCCCAGTTAAGGGAGCAGGAAGCGCACATGAAAGAGAAGATCAGCAACCAATTTGCTGAGAAACTGCCGCAACCGATTCAATTCCCCAACGGTTTTCAAATCCATACGGTTGGGGAAGTGGCCGCTTTTTGCACCACTCATGAAGGGATCCATATGGGATATATGAATGCGCTGAAGCGCGTTATCGAAGGGAAACAGTAA